A region from the Aliarcobacter thereius LMG 24486 genome encodes:
- a CDS encoding class I SAM-dependent methyltransferase: METNIWNSDKYKKGASFVSNLAITLVDILSSNKNEIVLDLGCGDGTLAKEIEKSGAKVVGIDLSENMIKKAKENGIEAYVMSAIDLHFSDNYFDKVFSNAVLHWVKDLDKNAKEINRVLKKNGKFVAEFGGYGNIKSLCDAMQTVFFENKDFGIFENPWNFVSDKEYKIILEKNGFKVESIELINRPTKINHIKEWLDIFANGITKNLTISQKEIFYNDVTKILENKIYTKENVWIADYVRLRVEAFKL; encoded by the coding sequence ATGGAAACAAATATTTGGAATTCAGATAAATATAAAAAAGGTGCAAGTTTTGTATCAAATTTAGCAATTACTTTAGTAGATATTTTAAGCTCAAATAAAAATGAAATAGTTTTGGATTTAGGTTGTGGAGATGGAACTTTAGCTAAAGAGATTGAGAAAAGTGGAGCTAAAGTAGTTGGAATTGATTTAAGTGAAAATATGATTAAAAAAGCTAAAGAAAATGGAATTGAAGCTTATGTAATGAGTGCAATAGATTTGCATTTTAGCGATAATTATTTTGATAAAGTTTTTTCAAATGCAGTTTTACATTGGGTAAAAGATTTAGATAAAAATGCAAAAGAGATAAATAGAGTTTTGAAAAAAAATGGAAAATTTGTAGCTGAATTTGGAGGATATGGAAATATAAAATCTTTGTGTGATGCTATGCAAACTGTTTTTTTTGAAAATAAAGATTTTGGAATTTTTGAAAATCCTTGGAATTTTGTAAGTGATAAAGAATATAAAATAATATTAGAAAAAAATGGTTTTAAAGTAGAATCAATAGAGCTGATAAATAGACCAACAAAAATAAATCATATAAAAGAATGGTTAGATATTTTTGCAAATGGTATTACAAAAAACTTAACTATTTCGCAAAAAGAGATTTTTTATAATGATGTTACTAAAATATTAGAAAATAAAATTTATACAAAAGAAAATGTTTGGATAGCTGATTATGTAAGGTTAAGAGTTGAGGCTTTTAAATTATAA
- a CDS encoding response regulator transcription factor, which yields MIKILLLEDDYLYKESIKEFLEELEFEVDDFEDGEKALNAIFDTKYDLLLLDIRVPKIDGFSIVKYVREASIDTPIIILTSLTDINDLSHGYTLGCNDYIRKPFDMIELKHRIEQQIKNHFQSTEDLIELNLNYKFSIKKLSLYRNDNLIELSQKELELVSFLVQNRGFFVSIESLHDNVWENKEISYADIRMCIKRVREKTSNDFILTKRFLGYKIEK from the coding sequence ATGATAAAAATACTTTTACTTGAAGATGATTATTTATATAAAGAATCAATCAAAGAATTTTTAGAAGAGTTAGAGTTTGAAGTAGATGATTTTGAAGATGGAGAAAAAGCTTTAAATGCAATTTTTGATACAAAATATGATTTACTTTTACTTGATATTAGAGTACCAAAAATAGATGGTTTTTCTATTGTAAAATATGTAAGAGAAGCTTCTATTGATACTCCAATTATAATTTTAACTTCACTTACAGATATAAATGATTTAAGCCATGGATATACTTTAGGTTGCAATGATTATATAAGAAAACCTTTTGATATGATAGAACTAAAACATAGAATTGAACAACAGATTAAAAATCATTTTCAAAGTACAGAAGATTTAATAGAATTAAACCTAAATTATAAATTTTCTATAAAAAAACTTTCACTTTATAGAAATGATAATCTAATAGAACTTTCACAAAAAGAGCTTGAACTTGTCTCTTTCTTGGTTCAAAATAGAGGTTTTTTTGTATCTATTGAAAGCTTACATGATAATGTTTGGGAAAATAAAGAGATATCTTATGCAGATATAAGAATGTGCATAAAAAGAGTTAGAGAAAAAACAAGTAATGATTTTATTCTTACAAAAAGATTTTTAGGATATAAGATTGAAAAATAG
- a CDS encoding sensor histidine kinase — translation MKNSRSELKYILIQALITLFIAFIPIYFYIDASIKNQDIKDRLDLQNYSNQVILKIDSFTEQNGEIFYFPRSNIFYSTIFDENKNEIFSTNKSLDFFENEYKVYNDIFCYKKVLSNNILDKNYLVVCKDIDYSEVIYNVLILISIVSLFIFVLSFLVIKQSIEPYKKLNTYLDEFLKDAMHELKTPIGVARINIDMLSLKLKNDKNILRVKSALKNMTIIYEDLEYYMQQNAVKEEKRYMNISSFLEKRVEFFNDLATSKNIVFHKNIEQNIDIFFNEIELYRIVDNNLSNAIKYSKNNSNIYVKLEKKDNKLELAFKDEGIGIKDTSTVFERYYRGDNITGGFGIGLSIVKNICLKNGVKVNLESKENQGSTFTYIFNL, via the coding sequence TTGAAAAATAGTAGAAGTGAATTAAAATATATTTTAATTCAAGCACTTATAACACTTTTTATAGCTTTTATTCCAATATATTTTTATATTGATGCAAGTATTAAAAATCAGGATATAAAAGATAGATTAGATTTACAAAACTACTCAAATCAAGTTATTTTGAAAATAGATAGTTTTACAGAACAAAATGGAGAGATATTCTACTTTCCTAGATCAAATATATTTTATTCAACTATTTTTGATGAGAATAAAAATGAGATTTTCTCTACAAATAAATCTTTAGACTTTTTTGAAAATGAATATAAAGTATATAATGATATCTTTTGTTATAAAAAAGTTTTATCAAATAATATTTTAGATAAAAACTATTTAGTTGTTTGTAAAGATATTGATTATAGTGAAGTTATTTACAATGTTTTAATCCTTATTTCTATTGTTAGTTTATTTATTTTTGTACTATCTTTTCTTGTTATAAAGCAAAGTATTGAACCATATAAAAAATTAAATACTTATTTAGATGAGTTTTTAAAAGATGCTATGCACGAGCTTAAAACTCCTATTGGAGTTGCTAGAATAAATATTGATATGCTTTCCTTAAAACTCAAAAATGATAAAAATATATTAAGAGTGAAATCAGCACTGAAAAATATGACAATTATTTATGAAGATTTAGAATACTATATGCAACAAAATGCAGTAAAAGAAGAGAAAAGATATATGAATATATCTTCATTTTTAGAAAAAAGAGTTGAGTTTTTCAATGATTTAGCAACAAGTAAAAATATAGTTTTTCATAAAAATATAGAGCAAAATATAGATATATTTTTCAATGAAATAGAACTTTATAGAATAGTTGATAATAACTTATCAAATGCTATTAAATACTCAAAAAACAATTCAAATATCTATGTAAAACTAGAGAAAAAAGATAATAAACTAGAGTTAGCTTTTAAAGATGAGGGAATTGGTATAAAAGATACATCAACTGTTTTTGAAAGATATTATAGAGGTGATAATATAACAGGTGGTTTTGGAATAGGTCTTAGTATTGTAAAAAATATATGTCTAAAAAATGGTGTAAAAGTAAATCTTGAATCAAAAGAGAATCAAGGTTCTACTTTTACATATATTTTTAATTTGTAG
- a CDS encoding YeiH family protein yields MKTNNQDIKLLILGILVIFIFSIISILIANLNIVSNFGISPLIIGILLGIIFANTLKESFFDKYDKAIKFSAKKLLRVGIILYGFRLSFQDIADVGFGGVFVALFIVFSTFILGYIIGVKLLKLDREISILCSSGASICGAAAVMATSSVLKNESYKSAIAVSFVVIFGTLAMFLLPFLYKIGLIPLNNNQIGVYLGAVLHEVANVVAASNMVNDEATNSAIIVKMIRVMFLVPFLLLLSYFLIKFPSTKKSKLKSKIMIPWFAIIFIFVVAFNSFEFLNRDILETINHIDMILLTMAMFALGLNTNLKKFKEVGLKPFYLSFTLFIYLCFMGYFLVWFFV; encoded by the coding sequence ATGAAAACAAATAATCAAGATATAAAATTATTAATATTAGGAATATTAGTAATATTTATTTTTTCTATAATATCAATTTTAATTGCAAATCTAAATATAGTTTCAAATTTTGGAATAAGTCCATTAATTATTGGTATTCTTTTAGGAATAATTTTTGCAAATACATTAAAAGAGAGCTTTTTTGATAAATATGATAAAGCTATAAAGTTTAGTGCAAAAAAACTTCTAAGAGTTGGAATTATATTATATGGTTTTAGACTTAGTTTTCAAGATATTGCAGATGTTGGTTTTGGTGGAGTTTTTGTAGCTTTGTTTATTGTATTTTCTACTTTTATCTTAGGTTATATTATTGGGGTTAAACTATTAAAACTAGATAGAGAAATATCAATTTTATGTAGTTCAGGAGCTTCTATTTGTGGAGCAGCTGCTGTTATGGCAACATCAAGTGTTTTAAAAAATGAATCATATAAAAGTGCAATAGCTGTATCTTTTGTGGTTATTTTTGGAACACTTGCTATGTTTTTATTGCCTTTTTTATATAAAATTGGCTTAATACCTTTAAATAACAATCAAATTGGAGTCTATTTAGGAGCAGTTTTACATGAAGTTGCAAATGTTGTTGCAGCTTCAAATATGGTAAATGATGAAGCAACAAATAGTGCAATAATTGTAAAGATGATTAGAGTTATGTTTTTGGTTCCATTTTTGTTGCTTTTATCATATTTTTTAATTAAGTTTCCAAGTACAAAGAAGAGTAAACTAAAAAGTAAAATCATGATTCCTTGGTTTGCTATTATATTTATATTTGTTGTTGCATTTAACTCATTTGAATTTTTAAATAGAGATATATTAGAAACAATAAATCATATTGATATGATATTATTAACAATGGCAATGTTTGCTTTAGGATTAAATACAAATCTTAAAAAGTTTAAAGAAGTAGGTTTAAAACCTTTTTACTTAAGTTTTACACTATTTATATATTTATGTTTTATGGGATATTTTCTAGTTTGGTTTTTTGTTTAA
- a CDS encoding DMT family transporter encodes MQQTTKAHIYVIIATIFIAGSFLASYKLSNTIDAISLTLYRFVLALIFLSPLIIFNKKRLKAVPKFLPKAMIISLFYSLYFIGMFKALEYTTVLNTGSIYTLVPLITAILCIFFFKEKIPFKQLIIYIIGIISTLIVVFKADLELLLKFSLNQGDIIFLIASLSMALYSIFLKVLYKKDDDIIVLVYSTLIAGIIWMSFTMWILDIPYEWEKVHGNLLFSMLYLVIATTILTLFLYQKATLVLGPKKVMAYIYLSPSLVALIMFVFEKQTISLGVLIGIILSTIATIIILRQKT; translated from the coding sequence TTGCAACAAACAACAAAAGCCCATATTTATGTAATAATAGCAACAATTTTTATAGCAGGGTCATTTCTTGCATCATATAAACTCTCAAATACAATAGATGCTATATCTTTAACTCTATATAGATTTGTTTTAGCTCTTATTTTTTTATCACCACTTATAATATTTAATAAAAAAAGATTAAAAGCAGTACCAAAATTCTTACCAAAAGCAATGATTATAAGTCTTTTTTACTCTTTATATTTTATTGGAATGTTTAAAGCTTTGGAATATACAACTGTTTTAAATACTGGCTCAATATATACATTAGTTCCACTTATTACAGCTATTTTATGTATCTTTTTCTTCAAAGAAAAAATCCCTTTTAAGCAGTTAATTATATATATAATAGGAATAATTTCTACTTTGATAGTTGTTTTTAAAGCAGATTTAGAACTTTTATTAAAATTCTCTTTAAATCAAGGAGATATTATATTTTTAATAGCTTCTTTATCTATGGCACTTTATTCAATCTTTTTAAAGGTTTTGTATAAAAAAGATGATGATATTATTGTACTTGTTTATTCTACTTTAATAGCTGGAATAATCTGGATGAGTTTTACAATGTGGATTTTAGATATTCCTTATGAGTGGGAAAAAGTTCATGGTAATTTACTATTTTCAATGCTATATTTAGTAATTGCAACAACGATTTTAACACTATTTTTATATCAAAAAGCAACACTTGTTTTAGGACCAAAAAAAGTTATGGCATATATTTATCTTAGTCCATCTTTAGTTGCTTTAATAATGTTTGTTTTTGAAAAACAGACAATCTCTTTAGGAGTTTTGATAGGTATTATACTTTCAACAATTGCTACTATTATAATATTAAGACAAAAAACTTGA
- a CDS encoding helix-turn-helix transcriptional regulator has product MHTMIIPLVGQKIITTKKETIDINSSNICFLYQNNYFLSKRINNNSKYKSIILFFNDKFVLDFVKKYKIEIDKKAEIELFNFNYDSFDEIKINIKLIGNYLAKEFSKPLLKLKIEELFLLVLEKDEISLIYFFNKIMNTTRHRIKYILEANLDLIFTFEDICNITRETSAKIRKYFKDELNTTPKLWINQKRLEKASFLLKNTDDSITKIATSCGYSSVSWFILEFKRIYKFTPKEYRYKM; this is encoded by the coding sequence ATGCATACAATGATTATTCCTCTTGTTGGACAAAAAATCATAACTACAAAAAAAGAAACAATAGATATAAATTCTTCAAATATTTGTTTTTTATATCAAAACAACTATTTTTTAAGTAAAAGAATAAATAATAATTCAAAATACAAATCAATTATTTTATTTTTCAATGATAAGTTTGTATTAGATTTTGTTAAAAAATATAAAATAGAAATTGATAAAAAGGCTGAAATTGAACTTTTTAATTTTAATTATGATAGTTTTGATGAAATAAAAATAAATATAAAACTTATTGGAAATTATTTAGCAAAAGAGTTTTCAAAGCCTTTATTAAAATTAAAGATTGAAGAATTGTTTCTTTTGGTTTTAGAAAAAGATGAAATTTCTTTAATATACTTTTTTAATAAAATTATGAATACAACAAGACATAGAATAAAATATATTTTAGAAGCAAATCTTGATTTAATATTTACTTTTGAAGATATTTGTAATATTACAAGAGAAACTTCAGCTAAAATTAGAAAATATTTTAAAGATGAATTAAATACTACTCCTAAATTATGGATAAATCAAAAAAGATTAGAAAAAGCATCATTTTTACTTAAAAATACAGATGATTCTATAACAAAAATAGCAACTTCTTGCGGTTATTCTAGTGTATCTTGGTTTATTTTAGAATTTAAAAGAATATACAAGTTCACACCAAAAGAATACAGATATAAAATGTAA
- the sugE gene encoding quaternary ammonium compound efflux SMR transporter SugE has translation MSWGILFLAGLFEILWAVGLKYSDGFTKLMPSIFTIVTMIISFYLLSMALKALPIGTAYAIWVGIGTVGTVIAGIFLFGESMNLLRIISIVFILIGIIGLKFTTN, from the coding sequence ATGAGTTGGGGAATACTTTTTCTAGCTGGATTGTTTGAAATACTTTGGGCAGTTGGATTAAAATATAGTGATGGTTTTACAAAACTTATGCCAAGCATTTTTACTATTGTTACTATGATTATTAGTTTTTATCTTTTAAGTATGGCTTTAAAAGCTCTTCCTATTGGAACTGCTTATGCAATTTGGGTTGGAATTGGAACAGTTGGAACTGTAATTGCTGGAATATTTTTATTTGGTGAATCTATGAATTTACTTAGAATTATAAGTATTGTTTTTATTTTAATAGGAATAATTGGTCTTAAATTTACTACAAATTAA
- a CDS encoding cache domain-containing protein produces MIPPIIISYKKIIISFFVLLAILLFFLNKYNTILNQKELDVFVSNQMKIVEDELENQKNQALSLALMFSQNQEIIDNLDKNRHKELKKELLKILDIIKTYTKHDIDVQIHTKNLEVFTRSWEDKDFGEDLSGFREGLVKVKNTQKPFVSSELGKRFNIKAIAPIYNRNMEFIGSIEIIVDFKDLVYRLKNLGISSAILLENEFLEIAKQYKYNKKIDSFVVVYNSIDELNDKTLLTLINSDKFFIENSSKIYSKISLGSFGNKSAGILLLSFDKYIKNFVYLPNYNYHGEIKDSNHTSDIQNSLEKRIIIK; encoded by the coding sequence GTGATACCCCCAATAATAATCTCTTATAAAAAGATAATTATATCTTTTTTTGTTCTTTTAGCTATTTTGCTTTTTTTCTTAAATAAATATAATACAATTTTAAATCAAAAAGAACTTGATGTTTTTGTATCAAATCAGATGAAAATAGTTGAAGATGAGTTAGAAAATCAGAAAAACCAAGCCCTTTCTTTAGCTTTAATGTTTTCTCAAAATCAGGAAATTATAGATAATCTTGATAAAAATAGGCACAAAGAGTTAAAAAAAGAGCTTTTAAAAATATTAGATATTATAAAAACATATACAAAACACGATATTGATGTTCAAATACATACAAAAAATCTTGAAGTATTTACTAGAAGTTGGGAAGATAAAGATTTTGGAGAAGATTTATCAGGCTTTAGAGAAGGACTTGTAAAAGTTAAAAATACACAAAAACCTTTTGTATCAAGTGAATTAGGAAAAAGATTTAATATAAAAGCAATTGCTCCAATTTATAATAGAAATATGGAATTTATAGGTTCAATAGAGATAATAGTAGATTTCAAAGATTTAGTTTATAGATTAAAAAACTTAGGAATATCATCTGCTATTTTACTAGAAAATGAGTTTTTAGAGATAGCAAAACAATATAAATATAATAAGAAAATAGATAGTTTTGTAGTTGTTTATAATAGTATTGATGAATTAAATGATAAAACATTATTAACTCTTATAAATAGTGATAAGTTTTTTATAGAAAATAGTTCAAAAATATATTCTAAAATCTCTTTAGGAAGTTTTGGAAATAAAAGTGCAGGTATTTTACTTCTATCTTTTGATAAATACATAAAGAATTTTGTTTATCTTCCAAACTATAACTATCATGGAGAGATAAAAGATAGTAATCATACAAGTGATATTCAAAATAGTTTAGAAAAGAGAATCATAATAAAATGA
- a CDS encoding c-type cytochrome produces the protein MKKQLALTFMACLLASNSFAFEPKELAKRSSMGYKYEGEKLEYKIPDESTIPNNQMGDMIKYGKELIVHTYKYIGPEVKDKKMRYSGNNFSCQTCHLDAGTKAYSAPFVGSSAAFPQYRPREDVIGTLAERINGCMERSMNGKPLPIQSKEMKAMEAYMFWLSQGVPVGAANKLEGRGLHKIDRKMIKNQAADPVKGKVVYDAQCASCHGINGEGVKNEGLANGYVFPPLWGEDSYNKGAGMYRTLKAADFIRSNMPLGATKENPILTDEESYNVAAYMNLDTHKRPEKKNRGKDFPDPRVKAPDTYIEGKDSIERKFGPYGNIIK, from the coding sequence ATGAAAAAACAGTTAGCTTTAACATTTATGGCATGTTTATTGGCTTCAAACTCTTTTGCTTTCGAACCAAAAGAGCTTGCAAAAAGAAGTAGTATGGGATATAAATATGAAGGTGAAAAATTAGAGTATAAAATTCCAGATGAAAGTACAATCCCAAATAATCAAATGGGAGATATGATTAAATATGGTAAAGAGCTTATAGTTCATACTTATAAATATATTGGACCAGAAGTAAAAGACAAAAAAATGAGATATTCAGGAAACAACTTCTCATGTCAAACTTGTCACTTAGATGCTGGAACAAAAGCTTATTCAGCACCATTTGTTGGAAGTAGTGCAGCATTCCCACAGTATAGACCAAGAGAGGATGTTATTGGAACTTTAGCAGAAAGAATCAATGGTTGTATGGAAAGAAGTATGAATGGTAAACCATTACCAATACAAAGTAAAGAGATGAAAGCTATGGAAGCTTATATGTTTTGGTTGAGCCAAGGTGTTCCTGTTGGAGCAGCTAATAAGCTAGAGGGAAGAGGACTTCATAAAATTGATAGAAAAATGATAAAAAATCAAGCTGCTGATCCTGTTAAAGGAAAAGTTGTTTATGATGCACAATGTGCTTCTTGTCACGGAATTAATGGTGAAGGTGTTAAAAATGAAGGTTTAGCAAATGGTTATGTTTTTCCACCATTATGGGGAGAAGATAGCTATAATAAAGGTGCAGGAATGTATAGAACTTTAAAAGCTGCTGATTTTATTAGAAGTAATATGCCTTTAGGAGCTACAAAAGAGAATCCAATCTTAACAGATGAAGAGTCTTATAATGTGGCTGCTTATATGAATTTAGACACTCATAAAAGACCTGAAAAGAAAAATAGAGGAAAAGATTTCCCAGATCCAAGAGTAAAAGCTCCTGATACATATATTGAAGGAAAAGACTCAATTGAAAGAAAATTCGGACCTTATGGAAATATCATTAAATAA
- a CDS encoding helix-turn-helix transcriptional regulator yields the protein MEKENLEYKTAKYMRAKQLALHLGIGLSTVWAYAKQGKITAKKISDRVTVFDVVEVEKALLGA from the coding sequence ATGGAAAAAGAAAATTTAGAATACAAAACTGCTAAGTATATGAGAGCTAAGCAATTAGCACTGCATTTAGGAATAGGACTTAGTACTGTTTGGGCTTATGCTAAGCAAGGGAAAATCACTGCAAAAAAGATAAGTGATAGAGTAACTGTTTTTGATGTTGTAGAAGTTGAAAAAGCTTTGTTAGGGGCTTAA
- a CDS encoding LysR substrate-binding domain-containing protein yields the protein MTLKELSFFYKLCENPQVTQVASELNISQSAISLAIKSLENSLNEQLFDRIGKKLILNEKGKYFKEKTYSHYLALVDARTIFQENKLAGNIKIAASKTISNYIMPNIYFDFLSKYKDVKLDILTINSSKIIDKILKSELDIGLIEVNIQNSNLVKEKLSNDELIVVTSDKEYKKESFIDTIDKKWILRELGSGTREIFIAKIGEIAKELDIFMQLQDFEEIKTIVLNNPDTVTAISKVVVKKELEEKKLFEIKLKNLKLQREFYLIYHKDKSKNLLFTTFKNFIKSRF from the coding sequence ATGACACTAAAAGAGTTAAGTTTTTTTTATAAACTTTGTGAAAATCCACAAGTAACACAGGTGGCAAGTGAGTTAAATATAAGTCAATCAGCTATTTCATTAGCTATAAAATCACTTGAAAATAGCCTAAATGAACAACTATTTGATAGAATTGGTAAAAAATTAATACTAAATGAAAAGGGGAAATATTTTAAAGAAAAAACTTACTCTCACTATCTAGCACTTGTTGATGCAAGAACAATTTTTCAAGAGAATAAACTAGCTGGAAATATAAAAATAGCAGCAAGTAAAACAATATCAAACTATATTATGCCTAATATTTATTTTGATTTTTTATCAAAATATAAGGATGTAAAACTCGATATTTTAACAATAAATTCAAGCAAAATAATAGATAAAATTTTAAAAAGTGAGTTAGATATTGGACTTATTGAAGTAAATATACAAAATAGTAATTTAGTCAAAGAGAAGTTATCAAATGATGAGCTAATAGTTGTTACAAGTGATAAAGAGTATAAAAAAGAGAGTTTTATTGATACTATTGATAAAAAATGGATTTTAAGAGAGCTTGGAAGTGGAACTAGAGAGATCTTTATAGCAAAAATTGGAGAAATTGCAAAAGAGTTAGATATTTTTATGCAACTACAAGATTTTGAAGAGATAAAAACTATTGTTTTAAACAATCCTGACACGGTAACTGCTATTTCAAAAGTAGTTGTGAAAAAAGAGTTAGAAGAGAAAAAATTGTTTGAAATAAAATTAAAAAATTTAAAGCTACAAAGAGAGTTCTATCTAATTTATCATAAAGACAAATCAAAAAACCTACTCTTTACCACTTTTAAAAATTTTATAAAAAGTAGATTTTAA
- a CDS encoding tyrosine-type recombinase/integrase, with amino-acid sequence MKKLNILTDKTIKANKPKDKKYYLNDGDGLYLLVTPNNYKIWVFRFMLNSKRFETTFKNYPSVSLSEARKKRAEYRKLIDDKINPIHHLRELNKKQVIEDNSNLQNVFNEWLENQKSNSGLNQFEWKKQRIYKDVILPLGIDKNINDVTIDDIKKVLNAKSKEAPSTAKKLFNYLQNILSYAISHNYLKSNVLSNVDKYHILENKPQRAKNHPQITNEEYFKELVNSIYSYDKNLTVRNALKLVLHIPLRAENLSKLRWDYIDFENKILTIPRAEMKAKNSNYPDFKMPLSDEVIKILENQKEYFLKSEWVFSKLTNIRENIDYQVLNNALIKMGFNDEKIGKKIRLHGFRGTFRSWINTLDIENKFSFEVKEYALDHHTGEDTIKAYTNKSDYTNHLKPLMDFWSAFIVGLLEKY; translated from the coding sequence ATGAAAAAACTTAATATTTTAACAGATAAAACCATAAAGGCAAATAAACCAAAAGATAAGAAATATTATCTAAATGATGGAGATGGTTTATATCTTTTAGTAACTCCAAACAATTATAAAATATGGGTTTTTAGATTTATGCTAAATAGCAAGAGATTTGAAACTACTTTTAAAAATTATCCATCTGTAAGTTTAAGTGAAGCAAGAAAAAAAAGAGCTGAATATCGAAAATTAATAGATGATAAAATCAATCCTATCCATCATTTAAGAGAGCTTAATAAAAAGCAAGTAATAGAAGATAATAGTAATCTTCAAAATGTTTTTAATGAATGGTTAGAGAACCAAAAATCAAACAGCGGTTTAAATCAATTTGAATGGAAAAAACAAAGAATTTATAAAGATGTTATTTTGCCTTTAGGTATTGATAAAAATATAAATGATGTAACAATAGATGATATTAAAAAGGTTTTAAATGCAAAAAGCAAGGAAGCCCCATCAACTGCAAAAAAACTATTTAACTACTTACAAAATATTTTAAGCTATGCAATATCTCACAACTATTTAAAAAGCAATGTTTTATCGAATGTAGATAAATATCACATATTAGAGAATAAACCACAAAGAGCCAAAAACCACCCTCAAATCACAAATGAAGAGTATTTTAAAGAGTTGGTAAATAGTATTTATTCATATGATAAAAATCTTACAGTAAGAAATGCTTTAAAGCTGGTTTTACATATTCCTTTAAGGGCTGAAAATTTAAGTAAGTTAAGATGGGATTATATTGATTTTGAGAATAAAATTCTAACTATTCCACGGGCTGAAATGAAGGCTAAAAATAGTAACTATCCAGATTTTAAAATGCCTTTGAGTGATGAGGTTATAAAGATATTAGAAAATCAAAAAGAATACTTCCTAAAGAGTGAATGGGTATTTTCAAAGCTTACTAATATTAGGGAAAATATTGACTATCAAGTTTTAAATAATGCACTTATAAAGATGGGTTTTAATGATGAAAAAATAGGTAAAAAAATCAGACTTCACGGTTTTAGAGGTACTTTTAGAAGTTGGATAAATACCTTAGATATTGAAAATAAATTTAGCTTTGAAGTTAAAGAGTATGCACTGGATCATCACACTGGAGAAGATACAATCAAAGCATATACTAACAAATCAGATTATACAAATCATTTAAAACCTTTGATGGATTTTTGGAGTGCTTTTATAGTTGGTTTGTTAGAAAAATATTAG